One window of the Trifolium pratense cultivar HEN17-A07 linkage group LG2, ARS_RC_1.1, whole genome shotgun sequence genome contains the following:
- the LOC123904113 gene encoding uncharacterized protein LOC123904113: MTFAVGFAYMESEKTDNYHWALGKLKQLITKQDIFARVILTDRECTVHIPKDMRQKVKNLWRDVVESPDEVEYQQRLNAFQQACVNSSKFVEYVNNTWLAPRKEQFVEAWTNRVMHLGNTTTNRVESAHWRLKQMFEHSKGDLCKCLEDMNDNIILEVDKIKKSFQKSFYYAEKTHNSPFFQYLRNFVSKAAMTLISDEMKRIDIVGTNKNLCGCKLRSTSELPCACELSGYTTSGVPIPLDSVHGHWKKLTMEEPLKDDTNDGYELDMSNAMEAIWTRFRSLDIVGKRALKSKVFELAYPASSSLCPPPEKIKTRGGVKNKDKGKAPKGYDVYRDPSYFEHVEREYGDSQGTSKRLCTQQSQSSQKELSQPSQKQQSQPSQKQLTQLSKKLTSQKYLGQFPDHIHPHIVDIADVLEDGNCGFRAVASLLGYREEGWSIVRRELDEELRNNNSLYEKLFRQDLQVVRDSLVANRWFTIPAMGYLVANRYNVVLVTLGKPSKTFFPMMTSYSSSARFFVLVLSMEIIGFW; encoded by the exons ATGACATTTGCTGTTGGATTTGCTTACATGGAATCTGAGAAGACGGACAATTATCATTGGGCGTTAGGTAAGTTGAAGCAATTGATTACTAAGCAAGATATATTTGCTAGAGTAATTTTGACTGATAGGGA ATGCACCGTGCATATACCTAAGGATATGCGACAGAAGGTGAAAAATTTGTGGAGAGATGTTGTTGAAAGTCCGGATGAGGTGGAGTATCAGCAGCGGTTGAATGCGTTTCAGCAAGCATGTGTTAATTCAAGCAAGTTTGTCGAATATGTCAATAACACCTGGTTGGCCCCTCGCAAAGAACAATTTGTTGAAGCATGGACCAATCGAGTGATGCATTTAGGAAACACAACGACTAatag AGTTGAGTCTGCACATTGGAGACTGAAGCAAATGTTTGAACACAGCAAAGGAGACTTATGCAAGTGTTTGGAAGACATGAATGACAACATAATACTAGAAGTTGACAAAATTAAGAAGTCTTTTCAAAAGAGTTTTTACTATGCAGAAAAGACACACAACAgtccattttttcaatatttgagaAACTTTGTCTCCAAGGCCGCTATGACACTAATTTCTGATGAGATGAAGAGAATTGACATTGTTGGAACAAATAAAAACTTGTGTGGTTGCAAACTTAGGTCAACATCTGAGTTGCCTTGTGCTTGTGAATTGAGTGGATATACAACCAGCGGTGTACCGATACCGTTAGATTCAGTTCACGGTCACTGGAAGAAATTAACTATGGAAGAACCATTGAAGGATGACACAAATGATGGATATGAGTTGGACATGAGTAATGCAATGGAGGCAATATGGACTCGATTTCGGTCACTTGATATTGTTGGTAAAAGAGCGTTGAAGAGTAAAGTGTTTGAACTTGCTTATCCAGCCTCAAGTTCATTGTGTCCACcacctgaaaaaataaaaaccagagGAGGAGTGAAGAACAAAGATAAAGGCAAAGCACCAAAAGGTTATGATGTGTATCGTGATCCATCATACTTTGAAcatgttgaaagagaatatgGTGATTCACAAG GTACATCGAAGAGGTTGTGTACACAACAATCACAGTCATCTCAGAAGGAACTATCTCAACCCTCTCAGAAGCAACAATCTCAACCATCTCAGAAACAACTAACTCAGTTGTCTAAAAAACTGACATCTCAGAAATATTTGGGGCAATTTCCTGATCATATACATCCACATATTGTTGACATTGCTGATGTGCTTGAAGATGGAAATTGTGGTTTTAGAGCTGTTGCATCTTTACTTGGTTACAGAGAGGAAGGTTGGTCCATCGTCCGCCGGGAGTTAGATGAAGAGCTTAGAAATAATAACAGTTTGTATGAGAAATTATTCAGACAAGATTTGCAGGTTGTGAGAGATTCGCTGGTAGCAAATAGATGGTTCACCATACCTGCTATGGGTTACTTGGTAGCAAATAGGTATAATGTCGTTCTCGTCACGTTGGGTAAACCTAGTAAGACTTTCTTTCCTATGATGACTTCATATTCCTCTTCAGCAAGGTTTTTTGTATTGGTTTTGTCAATGGAAATCATTGGGTTCTGGTAG
- the LOC123904114 gene encoding uncharacterized protein LOC123904114 gives MAYLGDTSQILVDTTDVFTTHQKFATPDDVVKWARDVGDANKVGIIITRSDKKNGIRGRNDKLILGCDIGGKYDSSESSMTTALKKCNCPFKIRAAPSTDGSGWKVQVIHGVHNHGLSDQYHGHPRKARLTADENKRVQDLTKRKVAPRNIVLDLKDQNPDSIVDATLVYRKRHMMQKQERGSITELQHLPQLLDDAKYVSWNRRKDDGSDVLSDIFWAHPDSIKLLNLFPIVLVMDCTYKTNKYR, from the coding sequence ATGGCATATCTCGGCGATACAAGTCAAATATTGGTAGATACTACGGATGTTTTTACAACTCATCAAAAATTTGCTACCCCAGATGATGTTGTCAAATGGGCTCGagatgttggagatgccaatAAAGTCGGTATTATCATTACTCGGTCGGATAAAAAGAACGGAATAAGAGGAAGAAATGACAAGTTGATTTTGGGTTGTGACATAGGTGGAAAGTATGACTCTTCAGAAAGTTCCATGACAACTGCATTGAAAAAGTGTAActgtccatttaaaattagagCTGCACCTTCAACAGATGGTTCAGGATGGAAAGTTCAGGTTATTCATGGAGTTCACAACCACGGGCTATCTGACCAATATCATGGTCATCCTCGCAAGGCACGTTTAACCGCTGATGAAAACAAACGTGTTCAAGATTTGACAAAGCGTAAAGTAGCACCAAGAAACATTGTTTTAGATTTGAAAGATCAAAATCCAGATTCTATTGTTGATGCCACACTTGTATATAGGAAAAGACACATGATGCAAAAACAGGAAAGAGGCTCCATAACAGAGCTGCAACACTTGCCGCAGTTGTTAGATGATGCAAAATATGTCAGCTGGAATAGAAGAAAAGATGATGGCTCAGATGTTTTGAGTGATATTTTTTGGGCGCATCCAGATTCAATCAAGTTGTTGAACTTGTTTCCCATTGTTTTGGTTATGGACTGCACatacaaaactaataaatatagaTAG
- the LOC123905743 gene encoding non-specific lipid transfer protein GPI-anchored 11-like has product MATTTLVVAIASLLFALSLTCHEVSAATTAAQSPAPVMADAPAPALDECFTAITNMSDCLTFVEDGSKLTKPDKGCCPELAGLVEGNPICLCHLLGNSGSIIGIKINVNKALKLPTICKVTTPPVSTCSAIGFPVSLPPSPSGDSMPPGMSMTPTDSAGSPSNTADSSAGALSPTGSKSGASSIQASSGLIFIFALSTLYISIFF; this is encoded by the exons atggCCACTACAACATTAGTAGTAGCCATTGCTTCATTACTCTTTGCATTATCACTAACATGTCATGAAGTATCTGCAGCTACTACTGCTGCTCAATCACCGGCTCCGGTGATGGCCGATGCTCCAGCACCGGCTCTTGATGAATGTTTCACTGCTATAACAAACATGTCAGATTGTTTAACATTTGTGGAAGATGGGAGTAAGTTGACAAAACCAGACAAAGGGTGTTGTCCTGAGTTAGCAGGGTTGGTTGAAGGCAACCCTATTTGTTTATGTCATTTGCTAGGAAACTCTGGTTCTATTATTGGGATTAAGATTAATGTTAACAAAGCTCTTAAACTTCCTACTATTTGTAAGGTTACTACTCCTCCTGTTAGTACTTGCTCAG CTATTGGATTTCCTGTGTCCCTGCCCCCATCACCAAGTGGAGATTCTATGCCACCAG gTATGTCAATGACGCCAACAGACTCGGCCGGCAGTCCTTCAAATACAGCTGATAGTTCTGCGG GCGCTCTAAGCCCTACTGGAAGCAAAAGTGGAGCCTCAAGCATTCAAGCCTCCTCTGGCttgattttcatttttgcccTGTCAACTCTCTATATCTCCATATTCTTCTGA